The genomic DNA CTGGGAAGGACTTCCAACATGCCCCCATGACTGTTCCTCACGGCCTCCTTGTGGCAGGGCGGGGCCCAGCTGTGTCCTGAGCTCTGGGCTAATCGCTCCCACCAGGAGGCAGTGGCTCCACTCAAAACACCACTGCAGGGAAGACGTGCCCACTCCCGGCCTTCCTGGGGCCCTGCTCCAAACCTGGCTTTCTGTCCCGGCTCTGAGACCCCGAGCATTGTCCATGTTGAGACCTGGGGTGGGGACAGGAGACGGTGCACACAGGCCAAGGGCAGGACAGCTGGGACCTCACCTGGTTTCTGCAGACACCTCCAGGTGGACTGTCTCTCCCGTGGAGATGCCAGGGCCGGTGGGTCCATCCCAGGGCCAGATGGGCAGGCAGGGCAGCAGGAGGTATAGGCAGACAAGAAGATGTGGGTCTTGGGGAGGAGTGTTTTCCTGGCGGATATGGTGGGAGGCTTGGGCCTCAGGAAGCTACCCTTAGGATGATGGGACCTGGAGTGGTGTATCCCCatggggctgggatggggagagagtcTCCTGGGCTGGCCCCACCATAGCTGCCCTTTTCTCTGCCGGAAATCTGGCGTCTAGGGGCCGATTCTGGTTCCGGGGTGTGTTCAGGGTTGGCTCCTCCTTCACTGGTGACCAGACTGGAGCCACTTCAGGAGGTCGTGTGCTCCAACCAGAGGGAGGGGTGGTCCCCCAGGAGGGGGACACACATGACTTCTGCACTTTCTGGGTATCGCCAGGTAGTTGCACAGTTAGTATATCATGACCAACACATGATCTGGGGTGCATGTCTGTTCCTTTCCCCGGTAGCTGCATGTGAACCCCGACGACTGGGAGGTCAGGGATGCTGAGAAGCGCTGCTCAGAACCTTCTCTAGAGGGGCTATTGGTACAGTTTCTGAGCCTGTGTGATGGGAATTCCCTTGAACCATCTCCACAACAGGACTcttgctgggggaggggaggggctccAGCAGAGGGGGACAGCAGGGGTGTCACAGGGGTGTCGCAGGGTGCAGAGCCTTCGTCTACACCGCGGACCGGGCAGGGGACTGATTTAGGCTGGGTTACCCACCTCCCCCGCCCCTGCCAGCTTAGCCCGAGGTGGGACTCATGAATGTTTTGGATGATTTTATGATGCAGGCAATTGCAGGCTTGGCTTCTCACAAGTGCAATCTTGTTCCCAAAGATATTTGCAGGTTAAGAATGCAGGACTACCAGTTTTCAGTGGTAGCTTTTAAATCctgtggctgaaaaaaaaaaagttacttgtTTCCCAAACAGAGTCTCTCTGTGCTGCTCAGGGGCTGTGCAGCCCTCCCAGAGGGGCCTCCCAGGGCGTGGAGGGGGGAGCGTGTTGAGGAgccagtgggagggaggctccggGTTACAACTGTTCCCCGCAGCCCCAACCCGGCCACCCCGGGGCAGACGCAGTGCTGAGCCCCGCTGAGCCTGGAAGGAGGAGGCGGGGAGGCACCGGGGCCCAAGCGGAGCAGGAGGAGAGGCTGGTCCTCAGGGGGGACTCGTGTGCTCGGAGGACCTGCTGTGAAGTTGAGTGAACCCTCGGGGATAAAGTCATTCACAAGCTGCCACAGAGAATCTAGACATCTACAGAAAGTCACCGGAGGGAAGAACAGGGCAGAGGCGTGGGACAGAGCGTGTCCTGGGCTGTGGGGAGGCTCCAGCCGCTTCCCTTGGGTGCCCCACCCTCAAGTCCCACCACAAGTGTTTTAAAggcttttttagttttaaatgaaGTCAAGTAGTAAAACAGGGTTATTCACATGGAGGTTGACCTACAGGGAAAGGTTCAGGGACAGATGTATAAAATCAGGGCTTTGCATGATCCATTAAAATCACAGTCGATTATGGCCCACATGCTGGCAAAGAAGTAAATAGTGCAGTGCAGGGCAGGGTTGGTCCTCACGCGCCCGCCCTGCTGGCCTTCCCAGGACCGTGTGGTCACACGTGCCGGAAATCTCCAGAGATGCAGGCCTGGAAGCCAGCACTCCCACTCACAAAGTCACCCCAGGTAAGGAAGTGATGAAGCTTGTGAGGAGATTTATCTCCGAGGACAGTTCATTTGGAGAATTATTCGTAACAGCAAACGTGGGGACATTCAAattgtgaagggcagggaaagaGCCTCCCAGGACGGCTCTGGACGAGGATTTCCTGACCTGAGGGAATGTTCCTGACACAGTGGTTCATAAAAATGCAGCTTAGAAGAGGAGGTTCAGTGGTATCCCCTAAAAATATGGACGACTGTGCGAAAACATAGGTGTCCTCACAGAGGCCTTAAGGAAGCCTAGAGAGTCTATACCAGAATATTAATGTTTTAGTTTcatcttaaaatttcttaaacttctgaaatatttttcagtgattattatttgtaattggaaaaatacaataaaaattacaaGTATATTGTGTTGCATTTTTTATATGCCAACTCAAGACAGAAAAATTTTATCAAAGTCCATCTGTATGAGAATCCAAAACTTTAAGAAAACACTTGGACAGTAAAATGTCTTCTATTTCATGAAACTGGATATTCCACTTATTTATAGCACTTCATTTTTAACACTAGGTATTCTTTTGCTAAAATGCAATAAAGCATATGCAGTAACAAGAGGAATTTGATAGGCCGTGTGGCCTTTACGTGTCTGCACGTGGACCTGGGGTTCCCACTTGACGTCCCGCGGCTGCCCTGGAGTTCGCAGGAGGCAGACGTGGCTCGTCTTTCTTGAGCAGAATGAGGCCCGTCTTTCTCGAGCTGCGTCCGATGCCCTTAGCACCCACTGGAAACTGGGGCAAGGGAAGGCAAGGCCAGCTTTGGGGATACCCAGCCGGTGGGCACATGTGACGTGGCCCCGGATGAGGGGCTGCACAAGGGGTGTCCCAGGTGGGGTGATGTGGACTAACAGTGGGGTCCAGGGGGAGATCCCAAGGGCAGAACAGAGTGGGGGCTTTGCATCTGACCAGAAGGGGGATGTCCGAGCTGACTCACACCCAGACCTCACCCCAGACCCAGGAAGGAGCATGCCCCGCCCCTGCCCACCCACAGATGGGTCAGCCTCATGGTGCTGACTGTCCCTGGTGTTTGCTTGGGGCCCCTCTGGGCAGCAGGCTGAGCCCTCAGGCACTTCAGACAGTGACACAGAGCATATGAAAACAGACCCTGTGTCTCTGACTGTCACCCAGGGCACAGCAGGAAGGTGTCTCAACACTGAACACCAGAATCATCATTCTTTGGAAGCCATCTTGGTTACTGGTTGCTCCAAAGGGAATTCAGTAGGTTTAGTGATATTCAGATGGGTGCCCACCATCTTTCCATCATGAAAAAAACAACTCACGATTACATTCTCTCTCTATTCGTTTCATTCATGGAGATATTTTATGATAGTTTGTGTCAACAGATGCTCTAGGTGATAACTCCTCTCTGCAGTGATAACCCATCGGGCCAAACCCAACCACAGCTAATAAGGAAATCTGTGTCTGTGTCTTACTTGATCTTATACCAAAGGTGACGATGTACATTAGTCAACCCTGACCCTTTCCCCCTCAAACACACAATTCACCAAATTCGCCCGCACCGTCCAGGCTAAGCAGGAAGAACACGCAGTATGGGTGAGCCTCCCTTTTTACTCACTTGAGATGACATTTAGGAATTCACACCTCATTGAATTCATTTGGATCTTTGAATACTTGGGCTTCAAATTCACTCTGgctctgtaaaatgaaggtgcTCAAATTAGTACAGACTAACAAAAAGCGTTCTGTGTGTCTGCCTGACGTCCGAAGAGCCTGGCAGCGATGAGGAGCATGAGGTGGGGGCCTGAGATGGGCTGTGTGCTCATTCTCAGGTGCTGACTCTGCTCCAGCCCAGTGCTGGTTCAGGGACCACCAGGAGGGCGAGACCTGGCTCCCAGGGGCCCCTGCCCACAGGCTTAGGGCCAGAACCAGGGGTTGCTTCACAGGCCAGAACCAGGGGCTCAGCTCACCGCAGCGGGGCTGCAGGAGGGCGGGCACCCTGGGGATCCCAGAGGGCTCATCATGGCACAGCCAGGCTGTGGTGGCAGCAGAGATGCTGGAGGGagacctgggggtggggaagggacaaGGTCAAATAAGACACGAGCCCAGCTGGAGATACAGATGAGACACTGGGGTGGGAGTATGGCAATATTCATGTATCACATCACTCCACCTGCCTAACACCTTTCAACAGATCCTCATGACCTTCAAGACAAAGGCCAAGCTCCGAGCTCCATGCACTGGGCCCTTCCGTGCCCTCCAGGCTCATCGTCAGTCTCACGACTCCAGATGCTCTTCTGATACTGTCCCCCTTTCCCTCTCACACAGGACACTCCCTCTGTGTGGGCCCTGCTGCCCCCCGGCATCTGGTTGACCACTGGGTCCACAGGACCCGTGAGCCTGCCTTGTCCCTCCAGCTGTCCACCCAACTCCCTGCAGCAGTCTTCCACGTCCCCTCTTGACCACACATGCCCCTCTGAGCCCCAGCACCTGGGTCCCGGGGACTCTGTAACCTGTGATCAGTGAACCCCGGCAAGTGGCCTACACTCTCTGAGCCTaggtttcctcatccataaaatgaggacAGTGATATTGCCAACTTCACAGGGTTGTCAGAGGACAAGTGAGGCCACACGGGGCTGCCAGCACCACTCATGGTACTGATTAGCATTACTGCAATGCTGGtataatgattattattatcaTGTAATCATTTTCATGTTGGTTTTTTTCCCTGCTCTGGAGTGCAGCCCTAGAGTTTTTCATCTGGGTTTCTGGTCCACATTATGCTTCAGTAACAGTTTCTTACAGGAACAAACAAGTTAGTGAAAGAAAAAGTCACAGCGGACTACACGAGTTCAAAGACATGGACCAGCCCTATTTCTCGGCTGCCTTTCTCTTTTAGAAGCTGTCCTCTGTGGGTGAATGTGACTCATCTGATCACTTGCCAAACCAGGGAGTCCTGGGCTGCTGCTCCTATAGGATGTTTTGGTCTCTGTTCTGTGAACACATGCTGTTACCTTTGGGTCAGGGAGACATGGCCCAAATGCTTCCAGTAGAAGGGTCTCCTCCCTCACGGCCTGTTCATAGTCCGCGAAAGACAGCTTCCCATCGTGATCATGGTCCTGGGGGCAACCGCCAAGCGGCAGTTAACATGGAAACACTGATCACAGACACACACTATCTTCTCGTGGTCCATGGTTCAAAGAAAGATGTTAGAAAAGTAAAAGACTAAGTGCTGAAATGGAAAAGATCCTTTAATACTACAGTGAAAGAGAACAAGCTGGCGCTTTCTTTCACCAGGCATAAGACTgattcttgtttagttgctaagttgcgtcagactctttgtgaccccatggactataactcgccaggctcctgtgtccatgggatttcccaggcaagaatactggagtgggttgccatttccttctccaggggatcttcttgattcagggattgaacctggatctcctgcattggcaggtggattctttaccactgaaccatcagagaagcccaggaaaagAGTTTCCGTAATTTGAATTCTTATTTCTAGCCCATCTCTGGCCTGTGAATTTCAGTGCACgctaaatcactcagttgtgtttgactctttgcagccctatggactatagccctccaggctactctgtccatgggattctgcaggcaagaatactggaatgggttgccattctcttctccagtgggtcttccccacccagggactgaacccatgtctcttatgtgtcctgcactggcaggcaggttctttaccactagtgccacctgggaagtgaatTTCAGTAGAAAAGTCTGAATGATCCATCTCACCATTTTCTTCAGTGTGATCTCCACCAAGTCCTTGATGCCTTCATCAGGGTCTTCCTCAGACGGCTGCTTCAGGAGGCTGTTCTTCAGCATGTGGAACATCTCCTCCTTGGAGATGAAGCTGTCCCCGTTTAAGTCAAACACTTCAAagcaatcttaaaaaaacaaccaATACAAAAGTGCTGCCATTAGCAAAGTAGAGTTTGCTCTGATGGTTTTCAAGGCCCAGGCCTCTAGGGTGATGCTCTTATCAAGGCCCAGGACTCAAAGCAATCAATTCCCAtaatagatgctcaacatccaCTTACTGAATATACTCAACAGTCCTAGAAAGGTTTCTTACACTTACCTACAAAAAGCAGGCCAAGGAACAACAAGTTGACAATTTCATCTTGGAAACCTTGGAAAACTGATTGAAATGTGCCTCTTAAACAGAGCTCACTGGGGGTGAATTAGGAATTAACTAAGAATCAGAAACTTGAATCAATGTTTTTGACTTTTACGATTATAATTCAAGTAACAAAGTATGTAAAATACTCAATCCTTTCATACCTAAAGGCATGCATATATGGTTATCATGTGTGCTACATGCCTGTGTGGTCTTGCTTGGCATGATTCCTCCTTAGAGTGTCCTGATTTGtctgtttattacttttttccaCTCTTATTATTGACTTGAATTTGCTCCCTACATGAGGTCAATGGGAGTTCAAATGAAGCAAACAGACACCCACCACTCTAATTCACATTCTCTGCACCTGCTTATCATAAAGTACAAACCAGTAGGATGAGTGAAAtcttacatttcattttttcttccaaaGTTCCTCGAAGAAACACTGATAGTCCATAAACCCACTCTGTTACACTTATGCAACCATCGTTGTCTTTATCAAACCCTCggaaaactaaaaaaagagagagacatacaACATGACGCTCGTGCTGGGCTTGCATTCTCAGCGAAGGCCTGTGCCACACGGCTCACTCTTAATGTTTAAGCAAAACTTCAGGACCATGTGGCCCCATGTTCTTATTTGACAAAACAGGAAACTGAGACATCATAGCACTGGAAAACTCTTTCACCTAAGCTTGTACATTCTCCCTTTATACTTTGTGAGAACAAGCACACTGAATATCTAAAGACATGAATCAACAATTAACACATAAACAGGTTGGTATATTAGATGTCGGTATGTTAacatgaaatatataattttgtatttttgttactCAATGAAAGTAATGCTACTACGTGACAGGctatatcttaatttttactgaaatacTCTCAATGGTATAAGGAAATTTGAATGtccttttaaaactatatttttaatattattctatTTACTAAGTAGAAATAGAAATGTTTGGGGTTTTCTGATATAAGGTAAAGGAAACCTAGTTATTCAGGCTGACTTTGTCCTCTTCTTAAATACACAAAAAGAGTGGTCGCTATCTTCTTCCCtacaaatatgaaaattaaatttgtatGTTCAAGTGGAATTGGGATCACAGAACATGAAGCGTTCTTCCCAGAGTTTGCCTGAACTCCAAACCGTTTTCTTCAGTTATGGCTGGATCTGGCCCGTCAGGATGCTGGCATCTGCTCACCCCTGTCCATGATCATGTCATCCGTCATCCCAAACGTCATATGCAGGATGTTCCGAAAGGCGTTGCGGTCCAGCCCGATGATCACGCCCTGCCGCTCCGTCACTTCTCCCACCAGGTTATAGAAGAGGTTGATAAGGCATTTCACTTCAAATTTACTAACTGGGAAAGAATACAATTAAGACATAACAAAAGGCATTTTAACCTTTAAAGTCCAGCTTCAACTCTGCATGAATGAGTCTGCAAACAAACTACACTGGAGCCGTCCACAGCCAGCTGTCGACAGGAGACGACCCTGCTTTGAGACTCATGACCCCCATGCTAACAGAGGACCCCATCACCCCAGAGTCTCGCCACAGTAGAAACAACAGCCATCCCTCCCACAGACTGAGGCTctcatatttaggaaaaaaaaaaaaaaggataatatcAGCCAGGTCATCTGAAAGGCAACTGTGGGGTCTGATTATAACCTGAGCAAGGCAGCAGAGGTGAGCATGGTGATGTGAAGAATGGTAATTTTccccagcattaaaaaaaataactttatttatttatttttggctgtgctggatcttcactgccacgcccaggctttctctagttgtggcaagcagggactactctctgtggcagtgcatgggcttctcattgccgcgGCTTCTCCTTTTGCAGAGAataggctctagggcacaagggCTTGGGTAGTTGTAGctcccggctctagagcacaggctcaatagttgtggcgcccAGGCTAAGTTGCTCCATGgctgtgggatcctcccagaccagggatcaaacctgtgtcccctgcattggcaggcagattcttaaccactggaccaccagggaagccctctgcagCATTTTGATTACAGGCATTCATGAGATTTACAGTTTAGCGTTCCCCTGGAGATAGATACCGATCTCCCCCAAACTAGGCACCAACTTCATCTCACATTAGCTTTTGTGGAGCCATGAGTCAGATTTTGGAAATCAGAATCACCTATTTTCCAATAAAGAAGGATTTAAGCATATTCTAGCACACAGGAAGTGTGGGTTGTGGGTGATGTGAAAATGAACAGGCAACCATGCAGCAGCACCTTGGAGGAAGAACACTTTTGTCTAAAGCGTGTGCACACACGCGTCTGCTTTCAGTACACATGAGTGTGGAGAGGGTGGCGCAGTAAACACAGAGCTGATTGTGTCCTGATCACCGTCTGAGGTGCCTAGCTGGAAGGATTAGTGTCTGGCATTAAGAACATAAAAAGGAGTTTAAATATGAACTACAGGTGGAAGGTGGGGAAGATTCTATTTCAAAACAAGGCAAAATTGTGGttgagcatttttaaaaacaaagaagatgTGTCCATGTACAAGGAAACGGCACAGAGAAGCGGGTAAATCCCATCTCGTCTTTCAGGCCAGGACAGGTTTGAGGCTGATTTCTGGTTTGGGGCACCACAATTTAAGAGGAACATTgaaaacttcagaaaataaatgatttagtAAATAGATTGATAAATAGGAGACAATGATACAGTGgttgtactttttaaaagagcTGTTAGTTGCCACAGAAAATGGTATGAATAGTATGTcacttcctcaaaaaatttaaacattgaaATACTACACAATCCAGtgatttcacttctgggtattttccCCAAAGGATTGAAAGCATGGACTCTGATACCTGTgcaccagtgttcatagcaggaGTATTCACAAAAGGTGGACGTAACCCAGGTGTCCATGGAAGGATGAGTAGATGGGTGTCCATCCATACAATGGACTGTGATTCAGCTTCAAAAAGGAGGGAAATGGTGAATCACGCTACCATATCATGACTCTTGAGTACAACATGCtagagggtcggacacgactgagcgacttcactttcacttttcactttcctgcattggagaaggaaatggcaacccactccagtgttcttgcctggagaatcccaggaacgggggagcctggtgggctgccgtctgtggggtcgagcagagtcggacacaactgaagtgacttagcagtagcagagtgaaataagccaacaaagatgacaaatattttatgattgtaCTTATATGATGTAcccagagtagtcaaattcacagagacaaaaAAGTAGGTGGTGGGTGCCAGGGGctaggggaggaggaagggaccagaggttcagtttgggaagatgagaaagttctggagatgataGGGGGCATGGCTgcccaacaatgtgaatgtacttaatgccactgaactgtgcacttcAAATAATTAAAGTGATacattttgtgtatttgtgtaaTACATTGTGTGTATTTAACCACAataaaaactctaaaaataaaaagagatgttAATGGTTGGGAAAGAGAGACTTGCATGAAAGATGATGTGATCTGTTCATGTATATGAAATGCTAGCTGAGGGGGTGTTGATTAGCCATTTTCCCATCTcagctgaataaaaatgaaagaatattagCTTATTACCCAAAGTATCAAAGCTGAGTAATTTTTCCACAGGAAAAATTCTCTTGCTGAAATGTTTCTTAAATTCAAGAATACAATACTAAATGAAATTAGGGACACCAGAGAAGGGATTTATCTTTTCAGATTGCTGTAAGTCTGCTCTGCACATCAGATCTGCCAGGTGGTGGATTAACTAGACCACCACTTAAGatactttcttctctgattctgcAAAATCTACTCACTTCATCCTGCTGGGAACATCACCTGGCAACTAAAAGGAAATCTGACTTTAGAAGAAAGGTCTTCTGTGTAAAGATTCAAAATTATTACAATGTCTATGAttagtcactgtttccacagaaTTTAATCATCAAGGTTCTtaagatttactttaaaaattttatgtgaagGACAAAAATCAAAACTGTTGACTGGTTTTCTTGTCCCATTTTCACTtatcttttaatatattcacagaatgTCTGCAATACATTTGTAAACACACTGGAAAAGGAACTAAATAAAATTCAGAGTTTGTTGTGTATAGTAGTTATTGCATTGTTTATTCAATATGTTACTAGATGTTTTAAGAAAATCTGGTCTTTtccaacaaatgaaaatattttaagaaaaacaacaggACAAAACTCTCAGATTATAGTAATCATAATAATAGATTATAGGACAACTTTTATTTTTGGAGTTTAAGATGCTTATACATACCATAACTTTTATTTGCAGCACTATCCTGACAGACTTTCTTACCTCTCATTGTATAAGATACTAACTCTGATTAGAAGGCACTAGATTCCATAATCTTTAGAACTACATCAAAACAtgtttgctcttctttctttgcACTATGGGAATAGTCTTGGGATTATggtttcttctactttttaaGAGATGAGTAGTTTTGTGATAAGCACATAACTTATAAGCTGGATCATCAAATATTTATACCATATCCATAGCTTCCTTGCCCAAGCACAGTTCTGTTTTTGAGTCTGAATATAATTATAAAGTTACCTGTGAAACTCTAGGACCACTTTTCAGAATATGTGTGAGATGGGAGCAGGGAGGTTATTGACATTAACATCTTTAAAAGGTGTTCATCTTGCCACCTGCCAAGTCTCCTTCACTTTGCAGGAAAATGGGGCCCCAGAGATGGGAACAGATACTCTATCGTGTGATTAACTTTTTTGAGCTCCTTTGTTTCCAGGCACATTTCCTTGCCCTGAGATACAGGTTTCTGTACCACTTTAACCCACCTTTCCTAAGGATGTTCAACCACTGATAACCACTTTCCCATAAGGTTTGCTTAGTAATTTCCAGAACTTGGACCTTGCCAGTTGATTTGCTCTAAGAAGAGCTTTTTGTTGTGCTACTTCTCTTGATTCCAGTGGTTTTTAGTGCTTGTTTTCCACCTAAATCTGAGGCTAGGGCAACATATGTCTTCAGGGTAATTAAATTGCATTTCTTATAAGGTAAGGGGAAGTTAAGAGAAAGTTTGAAAAGCAAGTACGTGCATGCATGGGTGTAGAATTTGGTGCCTGGACACCTGGAAATGCTCCTTAAGATCCTGGGCTCTGTGGGTGTCCACCCAAAATAGCTGATGCTAGTGTTCCCTTCCAGACTTCTCTTTAGGGTCAGGCGCGGAGGGGCTCTGCAGACCGGACTCTAGCACCCGCAAGATAGGGCCTGGCCTGGGAGTCTCTGCCCGCCCAGCCCTTGATTCTTACTTACAATGCTTGCAATTTTTAGTTAAGGAGTCCGTCAGCTTCTGCAGCTTCTTGCGGTTCATGCTGGGAGCTCAGGAAACCGGGAAGCGGCCGGTGTCTAGCGGCGGCTGCCAGGACGGTTGCGAGCCCTGGGTCTTTGGCTGCAGGCAGGTCTCCCCTGTGTGTGTACGCGGTCCTAACACGCGGCGTGGCCGGGGCAACGGCTAGGCGGCCGCCGATTGGCTGCTGGGCAGGAGAGGGCGCGGTCCTAACAGGCGGCGGGGTCATGGCAACCCTCGGGCGGCCGCTGATTGGTTGCTGGGTCTGCTCTCTCTCACTGGGCAGCAGGCCAGGCGCCCTCCGACCGCTTTCCGACTGTGACATCGGCGAGTGACCATCCAGGTGTGTCTGGCTCGGATTCACAACCCCTTTGCTGTGCTGCACCGTGAGTCAAGGTCTGAATTTTGTTGTGCGCGCCGTGCAGGGATGTCTTGGGTGGTGAGCGTGACGCCAGGTCCTCAGGGAGGTCTGGGAACCTGGGGCATGCAGGAATGAGCAGGTGTGGATCCGGAAGACAGCTGTGCAGGAAGGGAGGGTGAGGGGCTTGCTCTCAGGTTGCCAGTCCTTTTgctctgatgccaggagggagTCTGCAGCAAGATATCTTCAAGGTTTTGATGCTGTTACTGAGAGCAAGAGGGACttgtaataattatttatttttcccttcccctttcattcttgaggtgggggtggaggctgTCAGTCGAATATGGGGAAAACCCCTAGCAATTTTTTAAGCTGGATAAAGAGTCAACCTTTTAAATAAAGACACGCTGACAAAGGACAGTGGCTCTGGGGTACAACCTGACCTTGCTTTTCTGGAAGAATATCCCAACAAAATGAATCTTTTACTTATTTGAAAGACAAGTTCTTTGACTGCAAACAAAGGCTAGTTCTTACATCTTTACTCTGAGAGAAGTTTTTGCTTTTAACACAGATGAGACACCCTGTTTGAATTAAGACAGTAACATGGGTTAGCTCAGCCAGGAGGAAAAAGTCCTACAATATTCTCCAACATGTCACTTGTTTCACTTCAGAAGCAGTAattctttttaatacaaattattttatagtGTGTGTACTATCATTGTAAAATGGAAAGCAGAAAAATTCTACTGACCATGAGTAACAATTCCAAATCAGGTCTCTGATTCTGTTTCCTTATTTCATTTGTTATGGAATGGAAGACTGGGATGTTATTTGAATCCAGAGTCAAGGATTCATGCTTGAGGAAGGCAGGCACTGTGTTATCCTGAAGCAGATTCCTTGAGAACAGTAACTAATATGAAGTGATAGTGATTGTGAGTTTGCCAGTTAATGGCTAACTGGTATTCTTATGCGTAGTCTTGTCGGGCAGGTGTGGCATTTCTAATAGGAGTGTAGGGAACAAATGGGGATGGATGTATTCGGATACATTCACTGTGAGACCTTAGGGACTTGTCAGATATCAGAGCTATGGCAAATATTTAGTCCATAGAGATTGTTGGGGTGCTCATCATAGAGACAAGCAGCTGAAAGAATGGTTGTTTGTGGTTAATAGGGGAAGCCGCTGGCCCCTCTCGTGTCTACCAGGTGTGCTGAACAGACACCCGGCTGGCACATCTGTGTGTCCACGCATCTCTGCAGACTTCATGTGCCGGAAGCTTCCTAAGCACCTTTGGGGAGCAGATCAGTTCTTCCTTCATAGGCTTCAGGCCTGAGTCCCGCCATCCATGTTCCCTCAAAGTGGAAAAGCCACTGGAAGGCAGTATGACAGAAGCCTGATTAGGAGTC from Bos indicus x Bos taurus breed Angus x Brahman F1 hybrid chromosome 14, Bos_hybrid_MaternalHap_v2.0, whole genome shotgun sequence includes the following:
- the EFCAB1 gene encoding EF-hand calcium-binding domain-containing protein 1, with amino-acid sequence MNRKKLQKLTDSLTKNCKHFSKFEVKCLINLFYNLVGEVTERQGVIIGLDRNAFRNILHMTFGMTDDMIMDRVFRGFDKDNDGCISVTEWVYGLSVFLRGTLEEKMKYCFEVFDLNGDSFISKEEMFHMLKNSLLKQPSEEDPDEGIKDLVEITLKKMDHDHDGKLSFADYEQAVREETLLLEAFGPCLPDPKSQSEFEAQVFKDPNEFNEV